A single genomic interval of Streptomyces graminofaciens harbors:
- a CDS encoding uroporphyrinogen-III synthase, giving the protein MYEEQQRPERTERPERPAQRESEHGPLAGFTVGVTAARRADELGALLQRRGAAVLHAPALRIVPLSDDGELLAATKDLLDQVPDIVVATTAIGFRGWIEAADGWGVGEALLEKLRGVEVLARGPKVKGAIRAAGLTEEWSPSSESMAEVLDRLLEQGVEGRRIAVQLHGEPLPGFVEALRAGGAEVVGVPVYRWMPPEDITPVDRLLDATVSRGLDALTFTSAPAAASLLSRAEDRGLLPELLNALNHDVLPACVGPVTALPLQSHGVDTVQPERFRLGPLVQLLCQELPSRARSLPIAGHRVEIRGHAVLVDGALRPVPPAGMSLLRALCRRPGWVVPRSDLLRALPGAGRDEHAVETAMARLRTSLGTPKLIQTVVKRGYRLALDPAADTKYADV; this is encoded by the coding sequence ATGTACGAGGAACAGCAGCGACCTGAACGGACCGAGCGACCGGAGCGACCAGCCCAGCGGGAGTCGGAACACGGCCCACTGGCCGGATTCACCGTGGGTGTGACTGCCGCGCGCCGGGCGGACGAACTCGGCGCCCTGCTCCAGCGGCGCGGGGCCGCGGTCCTGCACGCCCCTGCCCTGCGGATCGTGCCGCTCTCCGACGACGGTGAACTGCTCGCCGCCACGAAGGACCTGCTCGACCAGGTGCCGGACATCGTGGTCGCGACCACGGCGATCGGCTTCCGTGGCTGGATCGAGGCGGCGGACGGCTGGGGTGTGGGCGAGGCGCTGCTGGAGAAGCTGAGAGGCGTGGAGGTGCTGGCGCGCGGCCCGAAGGTGAAGGGCGCGATCCGGGCCGCGGGCCTCACCGAGGAATGGTCCCCCTCCTCCGAATCGATGGCCGAGGTACTGGACCGCCTGCTGGAGCAAGGAGTGGAGGGTCGCCGGATCGCGGTCCAGCTCCACGGCGAGCCGCTCCCCGGCTTCGTCGAGGCACTGCGCGCAGGCGGAGCGGAGGTGGTGGGCGTCCCCGTCTACCGCTGGATGCCCCCGGAGGACATCACCCCCGTCGACCGCCTCCTGGATGCCACGGTGAGCAGGGGCCTGGACGCCCTGACGTTCACCAGCGCCCCCGCGGCGGCCTCACTCCTGTCCAGGGCCGAGGACCGCGGCCTGCTCCCCGAACTGCTGAACGCCCTGAACCACGACGTACTCCCGGCCTGCGTGGGCCCGGTGACGGCACTGCCGCTCCAGTCCCACGGCGTCGACACGGTCCAGCCGGAACGCTTCCGTCTGGGCCCCCTGGTCCAACTCCTCTGCCAGGAACTCCCGTCGCGCGCCCGGTCCCTCCCCATCGCCGGCCACCGGGTGGAGATCCGGGGCCACGCGGTCCTCGTCGACGGCGCGCTACGGCCGGTCCCGCCGGCCGGAATGTCCCTGCTCCGGGCCCTGTGCCGCCGCCCCGGCTGGGTGGTACCCCGCTCGGACCTCCTCCGAGCCCTCCCCGGCGCGGGCCGCGACGAACACGCCGTGGAAACGGCGATGGCCCGCCTGCGTACGTCCCTGGGCACCCCCAAACTCATCCAGACGGTGGTCAAACGCGGCTACCGCCTGGCCCTGGACCCGGCGGCGGACACGAAGTACGCGGACGTGTGA
- a CDS encoding nitrate/nitrite transporter yields the protein MTAPSTAPAASRGGRWIEQWDPEDEAFWNETGEKVARRNLLFSVLSEHIGFSIWTVWSVMVLFMGPEYGLTPADKFFLVSMATLVGAIVRIPYTFAVAIFGGRNWTVVSASLLLIPTVAAFIVMEPGTSFNTFLICAMLAGIGGGNFASSMTNINAFFPLRKKGWALGLNAGGGNIGVPVVQLIGLAVIGASGGPRVLLGIYIPFIVIAAVLAAVYMDNISSVKNDTGAAKDAVKEAHTWIMSFLYIGTFGSFIGYSFAFGLVLQTQFGRTPLESAYVTFIGPLLGSLIRPVGGALADKYGGAKITLWNYVGMAAATGIIVIASMQKSLPLFTTAFIVLFVLSGLGNGSTFKMIPGIFQAKALAKGLEGEEAAAYGRRLSGASMGIIGAVGALGGLGINLAFRQSFLSVGSGTGAFVAFLAFYGLCFAVTWAVYLRRPAAAVAQNAAATEAKPQLSYAEV from the coding sequence ATGACAGCCCCGAGCACAGCCCCCGCCGCGAGCAGGGGAGGCCGCTGGATCGAGCAGTGGGATCCCGAGGACGAGGCCTTCTGGAACGAGACCGGTGAGAAGGTCGCCCGCCGCAACCTCCTCTTCTCGGTCCTCTCCGAGCACATCGGCTTCTCCATCTGGACCGTATGGTCGGTGATGGTCCTGTTCATGGGCCCCGAGTACGGGCTCACCCCGGCCGACAAGTTCTTCCTCGTCTCGATGGCCACGCTGGTCGGCGCCATCGTCCGCATCCCGTACACCTTCGCGGTGGCGATCTTCGGCGGGCGCAACTGGACGGTCGTCTCCGCGAGCCTGCTGCTCATCCCGACCGTCGCGGCCTTCATCGTGATGGAGCCGGGGACGTCGTTCAACACGTTCCTGATCTGCGCGATGCTCGCCGGCATCGGCGGCGGCAACTTCGCCTCCTCCATGACCAACATCAACGCCTTCTTCCCGCTGCGGAAGAAGGGCTGGGCGCTCGGTCTCAACGCGGGCGGCGGCAACATCGGTGTCCCGGTCGTGCAGCTCATCGGTCTCGCCGTCATCGGAGCCAGTGGCGGCCCGCGCGTGCTGCTCGGGATCTACATCCCCTTCATCGTCATCGCCGCCGTGCTCGCCGCGGTCTACATGGACAACATCTCGTCCGTGAAGAACGACACCGGTGCCGCCAAGGACGCCGTGAAGGAGGCCCACACCTGGATCATGTCCTTCCTCTACATCGGCACCTTCGGCTCCTTCATCGGCTACAGCTTCGCCTTCGGCCTCGTCCTGCAGACCCAGTTCGGCCGTACGCCCCTGGAGTCCGCGTACGTCACCTTCATCGGCCCGCTGCTCGGCTCGCTGATCCGGCCGGTGGGCGGCGCACTCGCCGACAAGTACGGCGGCGCCAAGATCACCCTGTGGAACTACGTCGGCATGGCCGCCGCCACCGGGATCATCGTCATCGCCTCCATGCAGAAGTCGCTGCCGCTCTTCACCACCGCGTTCATCGTGCTCTTCGTCCTCAGCGGCCTCGGCAACGGCTCCACCTTCAAGATGATCCCGGGCATCTTCCAGGCCAAGGCCCTCGCCAAGGGCCTGGAGGGCGAGGAGGCAGCGGCCTACGGTCGCCGTCTCTCCGGTGCCTCGATGGGCATCATCGGGGCGGTGGGCGCGCTCGGCGGTCTCGGCATCAACCTGGCCTTCCGCCAGTCCTTCCTCTCGGTCGGCTCCGGCACCGGCGCCTTCGTCGCCTTCCTCGCCTTCTACGGCCTCTGCTTCGCGGTCACCTGGGCCGTATACCTTCGCCGCCCGGCCGCCGCGGTGGCCCAGAACGCGGCAGCGACGGAGGCGAAGCCGCAGCTCAGCTACGCCGAGGTGTGA
- a CDS encoding serine hydrolase domain-containing protein, producing the protein MPQLTRTADLGTPDLAHWQHRLDTLRATHDVPGATLAFLVDGEIHELASGVLSRATGVEATADSVFQLGSIAKVYTAALVMQLVETGELDLDVPVVKVLPEFATVDPAATEVITPRMLLSHTSGLTCDFHLDTGRGDDAIAKYVEAAKGVAMDCPPGTAVSYSGIGYVVLGRIVEVLTGLTWDQALKERVLAPLGLTHTMTLPEEALPFRAAMGHLAGEDGQQTPAPAWDLMPRAAGPGARVLATAGDVVRYAKAHLDGGAGILRPETAAAMQRRETDVPDKWTVSADGWGLGWTLYDWDGVPGYGHDGAATGQYAFLRVVPTAGVAVALLTNGGSSRLLYADLLRELMAELAGITMPAPFAPAEHPPTVDITPWLGTYKREGVVITISERNGTPHLVYAFVGGMVGYSPDLEMELVPLSDTVFAGAGGGASFAEDWMPVVFATLKDGTRCAYIGMRAAPKAA; encoded by the coding sequence ATGCCGCAGCTCACCCGGACCGCCGACCTCGGGACCCCCGACCTCGCCCACTGGCAGCACCGCCTCGACACCCTCCGCGCCACCCACGACGTCCCCGGCGCGACCCTCGCCTTCCTCGTCGACGGCGAGATCCACGAGCTGGCGAGCGGCGTGCTGAGCCGGGCGACCGGCGTGGAGGCGACGGCCGACTCCGTCTTCCAGCTCGGCTCGATCGCGAAGGTCTACACGGCCGCCCTCGTCATGCAGCTGGTGGAGACCGGCGAACTCGACCTGGACGTCCCGGTGGTGAAGGTGCTGCCGGAGTTCGCGACGGTCGACCCGGCGGCCACCGAGGTCATCACCCCCCGCATGCTCCTGTCCCACACCAGCGGCCTGACCTGCGACTTCCACCTCGACACGGGACGCGGAGACGACGCGATCGCCAAGTACGTCGAGGCCGCCAAGGGCGTGGCGATGGACTGCCCGCCGGGTACGGCGGTGTCGTACAGCGGGATCGGGTACGTCGTGCTCGGCCGGATCGTCGAGGTGCTGACCGGGCTGACCTGGGACCAGGCGCTGAAGGAGCGGGTGCTGGCGCCGCTCGGGCTCACGCACACGATGACGCTGCCGGAGGAGGCGCTGCCGTTCCGGGCGGCCATGGGGCATCTGGCGGGGGAGGACGGGCAGCAGACCCCGGCCCCGGCCTGGGACCTGATGCCGCGCGCGGCGGGCCCGGGCGCCCGGGTGCTCGCCACCGCCGGCGACGTGGTCCGGTACGCGAAGGCCCACCTCGACGGCGGTGCCGGGATCCTCCGCCCGGAGACGGCCGCCGCCATGCAGCGGCGCGAGACCGACGTACCCGACAAGTGGACGGTCAGCGCCGACGGCTGGGGTCTCGGCTGGACCCTCTACGACTGGGACGGCGTCCCGGGCTACGGCCACGACGGCGCCGCCACCGGCCAGTACGCCTTCCTCCGCGTCGTCCCCACCGCCGGTGTCGCCGTCGCGCTGCTCACCAACGGCGGCTCCTCGCGGCTCCTGTACGCCGATCTGCTGCGCGAGCTGATGGCGGAGCTGGCCGGGATCACGATGCCCGCGCCGTTCGCCCCGGCGGAGCACCCGCCCACCGTCGACATCACTCCCTGGCTCGGTACGTACAAGAGGGAGGGAGTCGTCATCACGATCAGCGAGAGGAACGGCACACCGCACCTCGTCTACGCCTTCGTCGGCGGGATGGTGGGCTACTCGCCGGACCTGGAGATGGAGCTCGTGCCCCTGTCGGACACGGTGTTCGCGGGCGCCGGCGGCGGTGCCTCGTTCGCCGAGGACTGGATGCCTGTGGTCTTCGCCACGCTGAAGGACGGCACGCGGTGCGCCTACATTGGCATGAGGGCCGCGCCCAAGGCGGCATGA
- a CDS encoding DUF6924 domain-containing protein, producing the protein MPLRLPRHQDLGTPVIRTDFTDPQGWERLERALETPVAIDEVPDSADHYDRAVHYVTTLSDEKFRGVRAADVLAAAPPEHTLPYGHLYLADAETFASDDLPLLGIDLDPDLEPFAGERAKPFRIPALHVASVEANVSIANLFFCEFHGFTWDTSPVYVAAPGSAAYEEFRQMDQHEE; encoded by the coding sequence ATGCCCCTTCGCCTGCCCCGGCACCAGGACCTCGGAACCCCCGTCATACGCACCGACTTCACCGACCCCCAGGGCTGGGAACGCCTCGAACGGGCCCTGGAGACACCGGTGGCGATCGACGAGGTGCCCGACTCCGCGGACCACTACGACCGTGCCGTGCACTACGTCACGACCCTGTCCGACGAGAAGTTCCGGGGGGTGCGGGCGGCCGACGTGCTCGCCGCGGCGCCCCCGGAGCACACCCTGCCGTACGGTCACCTCTATCTCGCCGACGCCGAGACCTTCGCCTCGGACGACCTCCCGCTGCTCGGCATCGACCTCGACCCCGACCTCGAACCCTTCGCCGGCGAGCGGGCGAAGCCCTTCCGGATTCCGGCTCTGCACGTCGCGAGCGTCGAGGCCAATGTCTCGATCGCCAACCTGTTCTTCTGCGAGTTCCACGGCTTCACCTGGGACACTTCACCCGTGTACGTGGCGGCTCCCGGGTCGGCCGCGTACGAGGAGTTCCGGCAGATGGATCAGCACGAGGAGTGA
- the argG gene encoding argininosuccinate synthase, whose product MSKVLTSLPAGERVGIAFSGGLDTSVAVAWMRDKGAIPCTYTADIGQYDEPDIASVPGRAKAYGAEIARLVDCRAALVEEGLAALTCGAFHIRSGGRAYFNTTPLGRAVTGTLLVRAMLEDNVQIWGDGSTYKGNDIERFYRYGLLANPHLRIYKPWLDADFVTELGGRKEMSEWLVAHQLPYRDSTEKAYSTDANIWGATHEAKTLEHLDTGVETVEPIMGVRFWDSEVEILPEDVTIGFDQGRPVTINGKEFASPVDLVMEANAIGGRHGLGMSDQIENRIIEAKSRGIYEAPGMALLHAAYERLVNAIHNEDTLAQYHNEGRRLGRLMYEGRWLDPQALMIRESLQRWVGSAVTGEVTLRLRRGEDYSLLDTTGPAFSYHPDKLSMERTEDSAFGPLDRIGQLTMRNLDIADSRAKLEQYAGLGLIGGSNPAIGADQAAATGLIGTMPEMPEGGAEAIASRGEVSDEDALLDRAAMELGTD is encoded by the coding sequence ATGTCTAAGGTCCTCACCTCCCTTCCCGCCGGCGAGCGTGTCGGCATCGCCTTCTCCGGCGGTCTCGACACCTCCGTCGCGGTCGCGTGGATGCGCGACAAGGGAGCCATCCCGTGCACCTACACGGCCGACATCGGCCAGTACGACGAGCCCGACATCGCCTCGGTGCCCGGCCGCGCGAAGGCCTACGGTGCCGAGATCGCGCGCCTGGTCGACTGCCGGGCCGCGCTGGTCGAGGAGGGCCTGGCCGCGCTCACCTGCGGCGCGTTCCACATCCGCTCCGGCGGGCGTGCCTACTTCAACACCACGCCCCTGGGCCGTGCCGTCACCGGCACGCTCCTGGTCCGGGCGATGCTCGAGGACAACGTCCAGATCTGGGGCGACGGCTCGACCTACAAGGGCAACGACATCGAGCGGTTCTACCGCTACGGCCTGCTCGCCAACCCGCACCTGCGGATCTACAAGCCCTGGCTCGACGCCGACTTCGTCACCGAGCTCGGCGGCCGCAAGGAGATGTCCGAGTGGCTGGTCGCGCACCAGCTGCCGTACCGGGACAGTACGGAGAAGGCGTACTCCACCGACGCCAACATCTGGGGCGCCACCCACGAGGCCAAGACGCTGGAGCACCTCGACACCGGCGTCGAGACCGTCGAGCCGATCATGGGCGTGCGGTTCTGGGACTCCGAGGTCGAGATCCTCCCCGAGGACGTCACCATCGGCTTCGACCAGGGTCGGCCGGTGACGATCAACGGCAAGGAGTTCGCCTCCCCCGTCGACCTCGTCATGGAGGCCAACGCGATCGGCGGCCGCCACGGGCTCGGCATGTCCGACCAGATCGAGAACCGGATCATCGAGGCCAAGAGCCGCGGCATCTACGAGGCCCCCGGCATGGCCCTCCTGCACGCCGCGTACGAGCGTCTCGTCAACGCGATCCACAACGAGGACACCCTCGCCCAGTACCACAACGAGGGCCGGCGGCTCGGTCGGCTGATGTACGAGGGCCGCTGGCTGGACCCGCAGGCGCTCATGATCCGGGAGTCGCTCCAGCGCTGGGTCGGCTCGGCCGTCACCGGCGAGGTCACCCTGAGGCTGCGGCGCGGCGAGGACTACTCGCTCCTCGACACCACCGGCCCGGCGTTCAGCTACCACCCGGACAAGCTCTCCATGGAGCGTACTGAGGACTCCGCGTTCGGCCCGCTGGACCGGATCGGCCAGCTCACCATGCGCAACCTCGACATCGCCGACTCCCGCGCCAAGCTGGAGCAGTACGCCGGCCTCGGCCTCATCGGCGGCTCCAACCCCGCGATCGGCGCCGACCAGGCCGCCGCGACCGGGCTGATCGGCACGATGCCGGAGATGCCGGAGGGCGGCGCCGAGGCCATCGCCTCCCGCGGCGAGGTCTCCGACGAGGACGCCCTGCTGGACCGCGCCGCGATGGAACTCGGCACGGACTGA
- a CDS encoding acyltransferase family protein: protein MSTLTQDTAVGQTPPAPRTGPVRDRYFDLLRALAIFRVVLYHLTGWAWLPLVFPSMGVMFALAGNLMARSLKRPAAQVVRGRIRRLLPPLWLLGVVGVTGMVAQGWGPGDEGHPLWWWLHLTYWVLPLSDPPYAEGLPGVHGFIGENWAADLAGPLWYLRAYLWYVLLSPFLLKALRALPVATILAPIALSAAFDQGYITLPGERIPSALTDFSTFGACWIVGMAHQEGILERLPRYVVPSVAPAIALLGLWYAMNHDFGYGNDLDSMPFAQSLWSLGTVLLLLHVSPSWSEWPRRMRRWDGVITFLNSRAVTIYLWHNTCILVAATQWDRLWEFDVMWMHFAWFLESPWGVLVVTWILIVGCVLAFGWTEDLAAQRTPRLWPNGGKKGRAGRKVVSQAS, encoded by the coding sequence ATGAGCACGCTGACGCAGGACACCGCCGTCGGGCAGACCCCGCCGGCCCCCCGGACCGGCCCGGTCCGTGACCGTTACTTCGACCTCCTCCGGGCCCTGGCGATCTTCCGGGTGGTCCTCTACCACCTCACGGGCTGGGCCTGGCTGCCGCTCGTCTTCCCGTCCATGGGCGTGATGTTCGCGCTGGCGGGCAACCTGATGGCCCGTTCGCTGAAACGCCCGGCGGCGCAGGTCGTCAGGGGCCGCATCCGTCGTCTGCTGCCGCCGCTGTGGCTGTTGGGTGTGGTGGGCGTGACGGGCATGGTGGCGCAGGGCTGGGGCCCCGGCGACGAGGGCCATCCGCTGTGGTGGTGGCTCCACCTCACCTACTGGGTCCTCCCGCTGAGCGACCCGCCGTACGCGGAGGGCCTCCCCGGCGTGCACGGCTTCATCGGCGAGAACTGGGCGGCCGACCTGGCGGGCCCGCTCTGGTACCTCCGCGCGTACCTCTGGTACGTACTGCTCTCCCCGTTCCTGCTGAAGGCCCTGCGCGCCCTCCCGGTGGCGACGATCCTCGCTCCGATCGCCCTCTCGGCGGCCTTCGACCAGGGGTACATCACGCTCCCCGGCGAGCGGATCCCGTCCGCCCTCACGGACTTCAGCACCTTCGGTGCCTGCTGGATCGTGGGCATGGCCCACCAGGAGGGCATCCTCGAACGCCTCCCGAGGTACGTCGTCCCGTCGGTGGCCCCGGCGATCGCGCTGCTCGGCCTCTGGTACGCCATGAACCACGACTTCGGTTACGGCAACGACCTGGACAGCATGCCGTTCGCCCAGTCGTTGTGGTCGCTGGGGACCGTGCTGCTGCTTCTGCACGTCAGCCCGTCGTGGTCGGAGTGGCCGAGGCGGATGCGCCGCTGGGACGGTGTGATCACGTTCCTGAACTCCCGAGCGGTGACGATCTACCTCTGGCACAACACCTGCATCCTCGTGGCGGCGACGCAGTGGGACCGGCTCTGGGAGTTCGACGTGATGTGGATGCACTTCGCGTGGTTCCTGGAGAGCCCCTGGGGTGTGCTGGTCGTGACATGGATCCTCATCGTCGGCTGTGTGCTGGCCTTCGGCTGGACGGAGGACCTGGCGGCACAGCGAACGCCCAGGTTGTGGCCGAACGGTGGGAAGAAGGGGAGGGCCGGGAGGAAGGTCGTGTCCCAAGCGTCTTAA